One stretch of Marinobacterium iners DNA includes these proteins:
- a CDS encoding ABC transporter ATP-binding protein has product MSTPLISVQNLSVRFGSSREAVVRNISFDIEPGKTLAIVGESGSGKSVTALSLLRLLPQAQTEGAVLYQRENLLQAPEKRLLQLRGNRMGMIFQEPMTSLNPLHTLEKQIGETLHLHRGLSLPSCRTRALELLDLVGIDHPQERLGQYPHQLSGGQRQRVMIAMALANEPELLIADEPTTALDVTIQHQILELLRRVQKQLGMAIVLISHDLNIVRRVADSVCVMHKGELLEQQPCAELFRAPRHAYTRNLLAAEPEGQPAAIADPDDIILQTRALKVWFAERKGILQRVSRHHKAVDEIDLQLARGETLGVVGESGSGKTTLALAILRLISSKGEVVFNGAELSNLKQKQLRPLRKQLQVVFQDPFGSLSPRMSIAEIIAEGLEVQGITKRSQQDEQVCLALRDVGLDPEVRHRYPHEFSGGQRQRIAIARALVLRPRLIILDEPTSALDRTVQKQIIQLLRDLQRQYQLSYLFISHDLAVVRAMSHRVMVMQAGKVVEQASTERLFSRPEHPYTQRLLEAAAVPSG; this is encoded by the coding sequence GTGAGTACACCGCTGATCTCTGTCCAGAATCTCAGTGTCCGTTTTGGCTCTTCACGCGAGGCGGTTGTGCGCAATATCAGTTTTGATATCGAGCCGGGCAAAACGCTTGCCATCGTTGGGGAATCGGGCTCTGGCAAATCGGTTACGGCTCTTTCACTGCTGCGACTTTTGCCCCAGGCACAGACGGAAGGCGCCGTGTTGTATCAGCGTGAGAACCTGCTTCAGGCACCTGAGAAGCGATTGCTGCAACTGCGTGGCAACAGGATGGGCATGATTTTTCAGGAACCGATGACATCGCTCAACCCACTGCACACGCTGGAGAAGCAGATCGGTGAAACTCTGCATCTGCATCGCGGCCTGAGCCTGCCCTCATGTCGCACTCGTGCGCTTGAACTGCTCGACCTGGTAGGGATTGATCACCCTCAGGAGCGGCTGGGTCAATACCCGCACCAGCTTTCAGGCGGGCAACGTCAGCGCGTCATGATCGCAATGGCCCTGGCCAATGAACCTGAACTGCTGATTGCCGACGAGCCGACAACCGCTCTCGATGTCACCATACAACACCAGATCCTCGAACTGCTCAGACGTGTTCAGAAACAGCTTGGCATGGCGATCGTACTGATCTCTCATGACTTGAATATTGTACGCAGGGTAGCGGACTCGGTGTGTGTCATGCATAAGGGAGAATTGCTTGAGCAACAGCCCTGTGCCGAGCTGTTTCGCGCTCCCCGCCATGCGTACACACGTAATCTCCTGGCTGCCGAACCGGAAGGCCAGCCAGCTGCAATTGCCGATCCTGATGATATTATCCTTCAGACCCGTGCGTTGAAAGTCTGGTTTGCCGAGCGCAAGGGAATACTGCAACGAGTCAGCCGCCATCACAAAGCGGTGGACGAAATAGATCTGCAACTCGCTCGCGGTGAAACACTGGGCGTTGTCGGCGAGTCCGGCTCAGGCAAAACTACGCTGGCACTGGCCATATTGCGACTGATCAGCAGCAAGGGCGAAGTGGTATTCAATGGTGCAGAGCTTTCAAACCTGAAACAGAAACAGCTCAGACCCTTGCGCAAGCAGTTGCAAGTGGTGTTTCAGGACCCCTTCGGCAGCCTGAGCCCACGCATGAGTATTGCCGAAATCATCGCTGAAGGCCTGGAGGTTCAAGGTATCACCAAGCGTAGTCAGCAGGATGAGCAAGTATGCCTCGCCCTTCGCGATGTTGGGTTGGACCCCGAAGTACGACACCGATATCCGCATGAGTTCTCGGGCGGACAGAGGCAGCGCATCGCCATCGCACGGGCACTGGTGCTGCGCCCCAGGCTGATCATTCTCGACGAACCCACGTCCGCACTGGATCGCACCGTACAGAAGCAGATCATTCAGCTGCTGCGTGATCTGCAACGGCAGTATCAGCTCAGCTATCTCTTCATCAGTCACGATCTGGCCGTGGTCAGGGCCATGAGCCATCGGGTCATGGTGATGCAGGCAGGCAAAGTCGTTGAGCAGGCCTCGACAGAACGGCTCTTCAGCCGCCCGGAGCACCCCTACACTCAACGCCTGCTTGAAGCCGCTGCCGTGCCATCTGGCTGA
- a CDS encoding glycosyl transferase family protein, producing MQQEHPFAVYVRILGKGKKGSRSLTMEEARDAMGMILDGHVRPEQLGAFLMLIRMKEETPEELQGFAQAVRLRLNRPQSLVADLDWPTYAGKKRRLPWFFLAALVLAGQGVSVFMHGARGHTPGRIYTEDLLSMFGMKAAESWPEVHASLERSRLAFYSIDQMVPVLGELIQLRPILGLRSPVHTLCRLLNPLDTSCSVDGVFHPPYAPMHQQTAQLLGTLHSLTIRGDGGEAEVKPDSDTELHWVTAGELHQETWPRIEQQRLVRDEQLDPEDLLRLWRGEISHAYGEGAVISTLAVILRLLSQGVMQSQAHWLEMARSAWQQRDRSAY from the coding sequence ATGCAACAGGAACATCCATTTGCAGTCTATGTGCGCATACTCGGCAAGGGTAAAAAAGGAAGCCGTTCGTTAACCATGGAGGAAGCCCGGGATGCAATGGGCATGATCCTGGATGGGCATGTCAGGCCGGAGCAGTTGGGTGCCTTTCTCATGCTGATCCGGATGAAAGAAGAAACCCCTGAAGAGTTGCAGGGGTTCGCCCAAGCTGTACGACTGCGCCTGAACCGGCCTCAGTCGCTGGTAGCTGATCTTGATTGGCCCACATATGCCGGCAAGAAACGCAGGCTGCCATGGTTTTTTTTGGCGGCCTTGGTGTTGGCCGGGCAGGGGGTGAGTGTATTCATGCACGGCGCAAGGGGGCATACGCCCGGGCGTATTTACACTGAAGATCTGCTGAGCATGTTCGGTATGAAAGCTGCCGAAAGCTGGCCTGAGGTACATGCATCACTGGAGCGGAGCAGGCTGGCCTTTTACTCTATCGATCAAATGGTGCCTGTACTGGGTGAGTTGATTCAGCTGCGACCGATACTGGGGCTTCGTTCCCCGGTCCACACGTTGTGTAGGCTGCTTAACCCGCTGGATACCTCCTGCAGTGTTGATGGGGTTTTTCATCCGCCCTATGCGCCAATGCACCAGCAAACGGCACAGCTGCTGGGCACCCTTCACAGCCTGACTATCCGTGGTGATGGTGGTGAGGCCGAGGTGAAGCCTGATTCGGATACCGAGCTTCACTGGGTTACGGCCGGCGAGTTGCACCAGGAAACATGGCCCCGTATCGAGCAGCAGCGGCTGGTTCGTGACGAGCAGCTCGATCCTGAAGATCTGTTGCGGCTTTGGCGTGGTGAAATCAGTCATGCCTATGGTGAAGGGGCCGTTATCAGCACCTTGGCTGTGATCCTGCGGTTGCTGTCACAGGGCGTGATGCAATCGCAGGCGCACTGGCTTGAAATGGCACGTTCAGCTTGGCAGCAGCGTGACCGTTCGGCTTATTGA
- the rlmD gene encoding 23S rRNA (uracil(1939)-C(5))-methyltransferase RlmD, with amino-acid sequence MSRKRIQFGAPRLSKKAVVSDTPLELTVDRLSHEGRGIANHNGKTTFIAGALPGEQVQVRLTQIHKRYDEAELLQVTHSSLDRREPACAHFDQCGGCDLQHLDIVAQRLHKQQQVLDQLKRYAGVDIQPEQLFPALTAAPLGYRRAARIGLNQRQRDGELLVGFRRRGSNKLLNIDQCPILEPRLQPVFDVVRQHLSDATDVRQLTHIDLSHGDRSGFIRFRATRSPSTELMQRLQAIADALQLQLIVALNDATIPADPAPCHYSLPEFELELAFGSSDFIQVNADLNRLMVRQAVDWMDPGPEERVLDLFCGLGNFTLPLAQKAAQVVGIEGSSDMVAQAQRNAASAGLDNAQFYRANLSESFVHAPWYRSGFDLILLDPPRTGAREAVQQLAGYGARKVLYISCNPSALVADLPLLLQAGYRVTRFGIMDIFPQTSHVESMLLLERTP; translated from the coding sequence ATGAGTCGGAAACGAATTCAGTTTGGCGCTCCCCGGCTCAGTAAAAAAGCCGTCGTGAGTGATACGCCACTTGAGCTGACGGTGGATCGATTGAGCCATGAAGGTCGTGGCATTGCCAACCACAACGGCAAAACCACTTTCATAGCAGGCGCACTGCCTGGAGAGCAGGTCCAGGTTCGTCTGACACAAATACACAAACGCTACGACGAGGCAGAACTGCTCCAGGTTACACACTCGAGCCTTGATCGCCGTGAGCCCGCCTGCGCCCATTTCGATCAGTGTGGTGGTTGTGATCTGCAGCATCTTGATATTGTTGCGCAACGACTTCACAAACAGCAGCAGGTACTGGACCAGCTCAAACGTTATGCCGGTGTAGATATACAGCCAGAGCAGCTGTTCCCGGCCCTTACAGCTGCTCCGCTTGGCTATCGCCGTGCGGCTCGCATCGGCCTGAACCAGCGCCAGCGTGATGGTGAACTTTTGGTTGGGTTTCGCCGCCGCGGCAGCAACAAGCTGCTGAATATCGACCAGTGCCCGATACTTGAGCCTCGCCTGCAACCCGTGTTTGATGTGGTGCGACAACATCTATCAGACGCCACGGATGTTCGTCAGCTGACTCATATTGATCTCAGCCATGGTGATCGAAGCGGATTTATTCGCTTTCGTGCCACTCGCTCACCTTCGACAGAATTGATGCAGCGCCTGCAGGCTATTGCTGATGCATTGCAACTGCAGCTTATCGTCGCGCTCAATGATGCCACGATTCCAGCTGACCCAGCCCCCTGCCATTACAGTTTGCCGGAGTTCGAGCTTGAGCTTGCGTTTGGCAGCAGCGACTTCATTCAGGTTAATGCCGACCTGAACCGGCTGATGGTCCGGCAGGCTGTTGACTGGATGGATCCCGGCCCCGAAGAGCGGGTATTGGACCTGTTCTGCGGGCTCGGCAACTTCACCCTGCCTCTGGCACAGAAAGCCGCCCAGGTGGTTGGTATTGAAGGATCTTCCGACATGGTTGCTCAGGCTCAGCGTAATGCCGCCAGCGCCGGACTCGATAACGCTCAATTCTATCGCGCCAACCTGAGTGAAAGTTTTGTCCACGCCCCTTGGTACCGCAGCGGCTTTGACCTGATCCTGCTCGATCCACCTCGCACAGGAGCGCGTGAGGCGGTGCAGCAGCTGGCTGGCTATGGTGCCCGCAAAGTGCTCTATATCTCCTGCAACCCATCGGCACTGGTCGCGGACCTGCCCCTGCTGTTGCAGGCAGGATACCGTGTCACCCGGTTTGGAATTATGGATATATTCCCCCAAACCTCTCATGTCGAATCCATGCTGCTGCTTGAGCGTACACCGTGA
- the nfuA gene encoding Fe-S biogenesis protein NfuA gives MTITVTESAERYLAELLEKQNVEGIAVRLFVTQPGTAYAETCLAYCRPDEVNPEDEIIDYELLRFYLERNSLPYLEEAYIDFATDRMGGQLTIKAPNAKVPKVSPDSPMNEQINYILYSEINPGLASHGGEVKLEDLIEEEGGTIAVLRFGGGCQGCSAVDMTLKDGVEKTLIERVPGLIGVRDATDHTVRENAYFK, from the coding sequence ATGACTATTACGGTAACTGAATCTGCCGAGCGTTATCTGGCAGAGCTGCTCGAAAAGCAGAATGTTGAAGGTATTGCGGTACGTCTTTTCGTGACCCAGCCGGGTACTGCCTATGCAGAAACCTGCCTGGCCTACTGCCGTCCGGATGAGGTCAATCCGGAAGATGAAATCATCGACTATGAACTGCTGCGCTTTTACCTGGAGCGTAACAGTCTGCCGTATCTGGAAGAAGCCTACATTGACTTCGCCACCGATCGCATGGGTGGTCAGCTGACTATTAAGGCGCCTAACGCCAAGGTGCCCAAGGTGTCGCCCGACAGTCCAATGAATGAGCAGATCAATTATATTCTGTATTCGGAGATCAACCCCGGACTCGCGTCTCACGGTGGCGAAGTCAAACTGGAAGACTTGATCGAAGAGGAGGGCGGTACCATTGCCGTACTGCGTTTTGGCGGTGGCTGCCAAGGCTGCAGTGCCGTTGACATGACCCTCAAGGATGGGGTTGAGAAGACACTGATAGAGCGGGTTCCGGGGCTTATCGGTGTGCGTGATGCCACTGACCATACTGTGCGTGAAAACGCCTATTTCAAGTAA
- a CDS encoding SurA N-terminal domain-containing protein: MLQSIRENSKGIIAKVIVGLIIVTFALFGVESLVGLANSEKAPAEVNGEEISNQDLQRGIELQRRQLLAQMGANGNPADIDENQLRRMVLQALIDQEVRLQSAESQGLYLSEAMIDQMIVGTPDFQVDGRFDRNQFEAVLRGAGFTPLMYRDLLRKEQLIAQERNAFQLSAFATEQQVERLLRLDRQTRDIAWAELSLDQFMQTAEVTDAELESRYQEQLERFMTQPQVVLDYVELNQADFVKLDAITDAELESAYQQELARFQASEERAAAHILFEEDAQEQAEAVRQRILDGELSFAEAAQEFSADAGSAEQGGDLGYNSRGVLTGPFEDTLFAMQPGEISEPVRTEFGYHLIQLNDVRNTEPPAFDEMAAELQRELAQSRAEAEYVAALERLADLSFSAGDLDVPAEELGLEIHQTEPFGQAGSESGLASNPRVVKAAFSEELTREGLNSDPIELDRETTVVVRVKEQIPERQLSLDEVRDELEGELRREQAEAALEARLQQLLADFESGNSLNTVASELSWSEVASAEREQADMPSAVNRKAFELPRPAEDAASFGTVRLPNGDRALVRVNAVQDPDLADVDADLKRQMAAFLASRNGQLDYQLHVEALTEAAEIERN, encoded by the coding sequence ATGCTGCAATCCATTAGGGAAAATTCCAAAGGGATCATCGCCAAGGTCATCGTTGGCCTGATCATCGTCACCTTTGCTCTGTTCGGCGTTGAGTCGCTTGTCGGGCTTGCCAACAGTGAAAAGGCGCCGGCTGAAGTGAATGGTGAAGAGATCAGTAACCAGGATTTGCAGCGTGGTATCGAGCTGCAGCGGCGCCAGTTGCTGGCCCAGATGGGTGCAAACGGCAATCCTGCGGATATCGATGAAAATCAGCTGCGTCGTATGGTGTTGCAGGCCCTGATTGATCAGGAGGTGCGTCTGCAATCCGCCGAGTCGCAGGGTCTGTATCTGTCCGAAGCGATGATTGATCAGATGATCGTAGGCACACCGGATTTCCAGGTTGATGGTCGCTTTGACCGTAACCAGTTTGAAGCGGTACTGCGTGGTGCCGGTTTTACCCCGCTTATGTATCGTGACTTATTGCGCAAGGAGCAGTTGATTGCGCAGGAACGCAACGCTTTCCAGCTGTCCGCCTTCGCGACTGAGCAGCAGGTTGAGCGCTTGCTGAGGCTGGATCGACAAACCCGTGATATTGCCTGGGCAGAGCTGTCACTTGACCAGTTCATGCAGACTGCTGAAGTAACTGATGCAGAACTTGAGTCGCGTTATCAGGAGCAGCTGGAACGCTTCATGACCCAGCCGCAGGTCGTGCTTGACTATGTGGAACTGAATCAGGCTGATTTTGTTAAGCTCGACGCAATCACCGATGCAGAGCTGGAAAGTGCGTATCAGCAGGAATTGGCAAGGTTCCAGGCATCTGAAGAGCGTGCGGCAGCTCACATTCTGTTTGAAGAGGATGCACAGGAACAGGCTGAGGCTGTTCGTCAGCGCATTCTGGATGGTGAGCTGAGCTTTGCCGAAGCGGCACAGGAGTTTTCGGCAGACGCCGGATCTGCCGAGCAGGGCGGTGATCTGGGTTACAATAGCCGTGGTGTACTAACGGGCCCGTTTGAGGATACGCTGTTCGCCATGCAGCCGGGTGAAATATCAGAGCCTGTTCGCACCGAGTTTGGCTATCATCTGATACAGCTGAACGATGTGCGCAACACTGAGCCGCCGGCGTTTGACGAGATGGCTGCTGAATTGCAGCGTGAATTGGCCCAGTCCCGTGCTGAGGCTGAATATGTGGCTGCGCTTGAACGCTTGGCTGACTTGAGCTTTTCGGCGGGTGATCTTGATGTCCCGGCAGAGGAACTGGGGCTGGAAATTCATCAGACCGAGCCTTTTGGGCAGGCTGGCAGTGAGAGCGGGTTGGCCTCCAACCCTCGCGTGGTCAAGGCTGCGTTCAGTGAAGAGTTGACACGTGAAGGTCTTAACAGTGACCCCATCGAGCTGGATCGTGAAACAACAGTAGTTGTACGGGTTAAAGAGCAGATTCCAGAACGCCAGCTGTCGCTGGATGAAGTGCGTGATGAGCTTGAAGGCGAGTTGCGACGTGAACAGGCGGAAGCGGCACTGGAGGCTCGCCTGCAACAGTTGCTGGCGGACTTCGAGTCTGGCAATTCCCTGAACACTGTTGCTTCTGAGCTGAGCTGGAGTGAAGTGGCTTCTGCAGAGCGTGAGCAGGCAGACATGCCGTCTGCTGTCAATCGTAAGGCATTTGAGCTGCCTCGTCCGGCGGAAGATGCGGCATCATTTGGAACTGTACGTTTGCCGAACGGAGACCGCGCACTGGTTCGAGTCAATGCAGTTCAGGACCCAGACCTTGCTGATGTTGACGCTGACCTGAAGCGCCAGATGGCTGCCTTCCTGGCCAGCCGTAATGGCCAGCTGGACTATCAGCTGCATGTAGAGGCATTAACCGAGGCTGCCGAAATTGAGCGCAACTAG
- a CDS encoding pseudouridine synthase, with protein sequence MVVVSKPTGLLSVPGRGPDKQDCVWHRVQQKHPTARIVHRLDQATSGLMVLALTADSHRALSIQFQERIPKKRYQAIIAGEPVQNEGTVELPLRCDWERRPKQMVDMIEGKAALTLWRCIERCGDRSRVLLFPHTGRSHQLRVHMLALGHPILGDEFYAPDEIVMLSPRLLLHAEHLALNHPASGNWLEFDSDCPF encoded by the coding sequence ATGGTGGTTGTGAGCAAGCCGACAGGGCTTCTTTCCGTGCCGGGCCGTGGTCCCGACAAGCAAGACTGCGTTTGGCATCGTGTACAACAGAAACATCCGACTGCGCGCATCGTACACCGCCTGGACCAGGCCACATCAGGCCTGATGGTACTGGCCCTGACGGCAGACAGCCACAGAGCGCTGAGCATCCAGTTTCAGGAACGCATACCGAAGAAGCGTTATCAGGCGATAATCGCAGGCGAGCCCGTGCAAAATGAAGGCACGGTTGAACTGCCTCTGCGCTGTGACTGGGAGCGACGCCCGAAGCAGATGGTCGACATGATTGAAGGCAAGGCCGCCCTCACTCTCTGGCGGTGTATTGAACGCTGCGGTGATCGTAGCCGGGTACTGCTGTTCCCACATACCGGTCGTTCGCACCAACTGCGGGTACATATGCTGGCTTTGGGTCACCCTATCCTAGGTGATGAATTTTATGCGCCTGATGAGATTGTTATGCTCTCACCTCGCCTGCTACTGCATGCCGAGCATCTGGCCTTGAACCATCCCGCAAGCGGGAACTGGCTCGAATTCGACTCTGACTGCCCATTCTGA
- a CDS encoding HU family DNA-binding protein has translation MNKSELIDAIAASADIPKAAAGRALDATLDAVTEALQRGESVALVGFGTFSTKERAARTGRNPQTGNPIEIAAATLPTFKPGKALKDAVNK, from the coding sequence GTGAACAAGTCTGAACTGATTGACGCTATTGCTGCATCTGCTGATATTCCGAAAGCAGCTGCAGGCCGTGCACTGGATGCCACCCTGGATGCGGTCACTGAAGCTCTGCAGCGCGGTGAATCCGTTGCTCTGGTAGGTTTTGGTACTTTCTCCACCAAAGAGCGTGCCGCACGTACCGGCCGCAACCCGCAGACTGGCAACCCGATTGAAATTGCTGCTGCAACCCTGCCGACTTTCAAGCCGGGCAAAGCGCTGAAAGACGCGGTCAACAAGTAA
- the lon gene encoding endopeptidase La, which produces MDQFEAKDDAVTVELPVLPLRDVVVYPNMVIPLFVGREKSIHALELAMASDKQILLVAQKSASEDEPDSEALFSVGCVANVLQMLKLPDGTVKVLVEGDYRAQIRALSESEKCFHAQVTVLPVEDVSAAEAEVYKKTALDQFERFVQVNKKIPSEVLSSLQNIDDIGRLADTIAAHMALKLDEKQAILEILGTRQRLEHLMSLMEAEIDLVEVEKRIRGRVKKQMEKSQREYYLNEQMKAIQKELGDMDETGSTDMEELKNRIESAGMPQEALDKTLNEYNKLKMMSPMSAEATVVRGYIDWILQIPWVKRSRVRLDMKHAEKILNEDHHGLEEVKDRILEYLAVQKRVKKLKGPILCLVGPPGVGKTSLGRSIARATNRKYVRMALGGVRDEAEIRGHRRTYIGSMPGKLIQKMSRIGVKNPLFLLDEIDKMGMDHRGDPSSALLEVLDPEQNSSFNDHYLEVDYDLSDVMFVCTSNSMNIPGPLLDRMEIIRIPGYTEDEKLNIARKYLLPKQLKNNGIKAKELEITDDAVLGLIRYYTREAGVRGLEREIAKIARKVVRELALERKGDVVKVTAEELEQYNGVKKYKFGMAEEQDQVGQVTGLAWTSVGGDILTIESAVVPGKGRQIHTGSLGDVMKESIQAAMTVVRNRARSLGIKADFHEKNDIHIHVPEGATPKDGPSAGIGMCTAMVSALTGIPVRSEVAMTGEITLRGQVLAIGGLKEKLLAAHRGGIRTVIIPEENTRDLKEIPDNIKADLDIRPVKWIDEVLDVALAYHPTPLPEEVEEPAAAEAKKGHAEPGQLSTH; this is translated from the coding sequence ATGGATCAATTTGAAGCAAAAGATGACGCTGTGACCGTCGAGCTTCCGGTACTGCCACTGCGTGATGTGGTGGTTTATCCCAACATGGTGATCCCGCTGTTTGTCGGGCGTGAAAAATCCATCCATGCCCTTGAACTGGCAATGGCCAGTGATAAGCAGATTCTGTTGGTGGCCCAGAAGAGTGCGTCTGAGGACGAACCGGATTCTGAAGCTCTGTTCTCTGTCGGCTGCGTTGCGAACGTACTTCAGATGCTGAAATTGCCTGATGGCACCGTGAAGGTGTTGGTTGAAGGTGATTACCGTGCGCAGATCAGAGCCCTGTCTGAGTCTGAAAAATGCTTCCACGCACAGGTGACGGTGTTGCCGGTAGAAGATGTAAGTGCGGCGGAGGCTGAGGTCTACAAAAAAACGGCTCTTGATCAGTTTGAGCGCTTTGTACAGGTCAACAAGAAAATCCCGTCCGAGGTGCTCAGCTCGCTTCAGAATATTGACGACATTGGCCGTCTGGCCGACACCATCGCTGCACATATGGCCCTCAAGCTGGATGAGAAGCAGGCCATTCTGGAAATTCTGGGTACACGTCAACGTCTTGAACATCTGATGTCACTGATGGAAGCGGAAATCGACCTGGTTGAGGTCGAAAAGCGCATCCGGGGCCGTGTAAAAAAACAGATGGAGAAGAGTCAGCGCGAGTATTACCTCAATGAGCAGATGAAGGCGATCCAGAAGGAACTGGGTGATATGGATGAGACCGGCTCTACCGATATGGAAGAGCTTAAGAACCGTATCGAAAGCGCCGGCATGCCTCAGGAAGCACTGGACAAAACGCTCAACGAATACAACAAGCTGAAGATGATGTCGCCCATGAGTGCTGAAGCAACGGTGGTGCGTGGCTACATTGACTGGATCCTGCAAATCCCATGGGTCAAGCGCTCTCGTGTGCGCCTGGACATGAAACATGCCGAGAAGATCCTCAATGAGGATCATCACGGTCTTGAAGAAGTCAAGGATCGCATTCTCGAGTATCTCGCCGTACAGAAGCGAGTGAAGAAGCTTAAGGGGCCGATTCTGTGTCTGGTTGGGCCTCCGGGTGTCGGCAAGACCTCTTTGGGCCGCTCCATAGCACGTGCGACAAACCGCAAGTATGTACGTATGGCGCTGGGTGGTGTGCGTGATGAAGCCGAGATCCGTGGTCATCGTCGTACCTACATCGGCTCCATGCCGGGTAAACTGATTCAGAAGATGTCACGCATCGGTGTCAAGAACCCGCTGTTCCTGCTGGATGAGATCGACAAGATGGGCATGGACCATCGTGGTGATCCTTCATCGGCATTGCTGGAGGTGCTAGATCCCGAACAGAACAGCAGTTTCAACGATCATTACCTCGAAGTGGATTACGATCTGTCTGACGTGATGTTCGTGTGCACATCGAACTCGATGAACATCCCGGGGCCTTTGCTGGACCGTATGGAGATCATTCGGATTCCGGGGTATACCGAGGACGAAAAACTTAATATTGCGCGCAAGTACTTGTTGCCGAAACAGCTTAAAAACAACGGAATCAAGGCCAAAGAGCTGGAGATCACCGACGATGCCGTACTGGGTCTGATTCGATATTACACCCGTGAGGCAGGCGTACGTGGCCTTGAACGCGAGATCGCCAAGATTGCACGCAAGGTTGTGCGTGAGCTTGCCCTTGAGCGCAAGGGTGATGTGGTCAAGGTTACGGCTGAAGAGCTGGAGCAGTATAACGGCGTCAAGAAATACAAGTTTGGCATGGCTGAAGAGCAGGATCAGGTCGGGCAGGTAACGGGTCTGGCCTGGACTTCAGTTGGGGGCGATATTCTCACCATTGAGTCAGCTGTCGTGCCCGGCAAGGGGCGTCAGATCCACACCGGATCGTTGGGTGATGTAATGAAAGAATCGATCCAGGCAGCCATGACCGTGGTGCGCAACCGGGCTCGATCACTGGGAATTAAGGCTGACTTCCACGAGAAAAACGATATTCATATCCATGTTCCTGAAGGTGCAACCCCGAAAGATGGCCCCAGTGCCGGCATTGGTATGTGTACGGCGATGGTGTCTGCCTTGACCGGAATTCCGGTGCGCTCAGAGGTCGCCATGACGGGCGAAATTACCCTGCGTGGACAGGTTCTGGCCATTGGTGGGCTGAAGGAAAAGCTGCTTGCAGCGCACCGTGGCGGGATTCGTACGGTGATCATTCCGGAGGAAAATACCCGCGATTTGAAGGAAATACCTGACAATATCAAGGCAGATCTCGATATTCGGCCAGTGAAGTGGATTGATGAAGTGCTGGATGTTGCCTTGGCATACCACCCGACACCTTTGCCGGAAGAGGTTGAAGAACCTGCTGCTGCCGAGGCCAAAAAAGGACATGCTGAGCCGGGTCAACTGAGTACACATTAA
- a CDS encoding ABC transporter permease, with amino-acid sequence MQLSPLQRRRIDSFKRNRRGYWSLWIFLILFGLSLVAELIANDKPLLISHGQQLYLPLVQEYTEADFGGDFALPVDYRDPFIQDLITESGGWTVWPLIRFGYSTINYDLEQPAPSPPTATNWLGTDDQGRDVLARVIYGFRISVLFALALTLASSVIGVCAGAVQGYYGGRIDLFFQRFIEIWSGLPVLFLLIILASLVQPGFWWLLGIMLLFSWMSLVDVVRAEFLRGRNLEYVRAARALGLSDTRIMYRHVLPNAMIATLTFMPFVFNSAIVTLTALDFLGFGLPPGSPSLGELVAQGKENLHAPWLGLTAFISLSVMLTLLIFIGEAVRDAFDPRKV; translated from the coding sequence GTGCAGCTCTCCCCTTTGCAACGTCGTCGTATTGACAGTTTCAAGCGCAACCGCCGAGGCTATTGGTCACTCTGGATCTTTCTAATCCTGTTTGGACTGAGCCTGGTCGCCGAACTGATTGCCAATGACAAACCGTTGCTGATCAGTCACGGGCAGCAGCTCTACTTGCCACTGGTCCAGGAATACACCGAGGCTGACTTTGGTGGCGACTTTGCCCTGCCCGTGGACTACCGAGACCCCTTCATTCAAGATTTGATTACAGAGTCCGGGGGTTGGACCGTTTGGCCACTGATCCGCTTCGGCTACAGCACCATCAATTACGACCTAGAACAACCTGCACCTTCGCCACCAACGGCAACAAATTGGCTGGGGACGGATGATCAGGGCCGGGATGTACTGGCACGTGTCATTTACGGTTTCCGTATTTCGGTTCTGTTTGCACTGGCGCTGACACTGGCTAGCTCGGTCATCGGCGTCTGCGCCGGTGCTGTTCAGGGTTACTACGGCGGCCGCATCGATCTGTTTTTTCAGCGTTTTATCGAAATCTGGTCCGGATTGCCCGTACTCTTCCTGCTGATCATACTGGCTTCACTGGTACAGCCCGGATTCTGGTGGCTGCTCGGCATCATGCTGCTGTTTTCATGGATGAGCCTGGTCGATGTCGTCCGGGCCGAGTTCCTTCGCGGACGCAACCTTGAATATGTGCGTGCCGCACGCGCGCTAGGCCTTAGTGATACCCGCATCATGTACCGCCATGTACTGCCCAACGCCATGATCGCGACCCTGACGTTCATGCCCTTTGTGTTTAACAGCGCCATCGTTACACTGACCGCCCTCGATTTTCTGGGCTTTGGTCTACCCCCGGGTTCGCCATCCCTGGGCGAGCTGGTCGCACAGGGCAAGGAAAACCTTCACGCCCCCTGGCTGGGCCTGACCGCATTCATCTCGTTGTCGGTCATGCTGACGCTGCTGATCTTCATCGGTGAAGCAGTCCGTGACGCCTTCGATCCGAGGAAAGTCTGA